DNA from Chrysemys picta bellii isolate R12L10 chromosome 13, ASM1138683v2, whole genome shotgun sequence:
GATTTGGGGGCATCATTGGTGGATAAATTAAATCCACTTACAGTACTTAGAGTGTACATTCTTTAGGGAagtgactgtctttttgttctgcctATCACAGTGGGGTCCCGGGCCACgtctagggctcctaggtgctatgataatacaaataataaatagtaataataataataataataatcagcagCCGCCTGGTACCGATCTAGccttccctgcaccctctcccatgCTGGCAGCCCAACCGACGTGCTCTGACCTCACATTAGCAGATGGGGTCATCATCTTTTTCTCCATTTCTCTCCAGTCTTCGTCCACAGTCTATATTCATTAGTGCTTCTATGCCACCACCTCAGCTGACCTTCTAATGCGTTGACCTGAGACAGCAAGACAAAGATCACACCAGCTGCCAGGTGGGGAATTCTCCaagctcctctccccacccaaaaTTCTGCAGCCTGCACTCCCCAAACTTGAGTGCACCCTGAGATTAGGCAGAGGCTGGTTAACGTTTCGTTCCCACTGCCGAGTGCAATTTGGACATGCCTCTGCACTGCGGGGTCTCAGCTGAAGCAAATGCAGAGGGATGCTGAGAATGAGTCCCATTCTGGAGGCACTTCAGAAGGCCAGGCAGTCTCATGGAAGATGCGAGGTTGGACCTCAGGGCTCTGGGACGGAGTCTGAGAAAGGTGAACCCCCAACAGTAACCCTTACCCAGCAAGAATCTCCTACCAGCCctgcccttctcctcctctctctgccctccgGCTCCTGGGGCTACCCCTAGTTCCCTCTGCTCAGTCAGTCCCACTTCTGAGGGAGGGAACAAGCCACACCCACTACACTTGGCAGCTTTATACAGGGCATTATATCCTGTGAGGGGAAGAGCCCCGGCGCCATATGAAGTCCTACCTGTTTCCGTAGGAAAGAGACGGTCTTTTCTAGGTCAGCCACAAAGGACTCAAGGTCCTGCTGGGAAGAATGGTCATGGGAAGAATCTTCGTTTCTGTAAGCAGGGGCAGAGAAAGTGAAAATGTTCACTCGTGAATTTCCTGGCTGTGCGGGTATTTCAAAGTGTGACCCTGGCTGTACACTCAGGTTCTGTGTTTAATGTTGCTGCTTTTCTAAATCAAAAGGagtttatgggccagattctcaagggTTCAAGAGCCCAAAGTCACCGGCGAAACGTCCATGCAACTGTTTGCCTAATTTGCACAAGCACTTACCATGACTGAGTGCAAACCCCAAATTTACACTTTGGTGAATGTACATAGTGATTAGATGTGCAATTGCAGATTTTTTTGCATGTGTGGCCTTAGGCTCCTGAGATTTTGAGAATCTGCCCTACAATGTTAATTCTCTCTTGTTTTCATGTGCTCTCACCCGGCGATGACACATCACAGGGAAAGAGCAGCACACAATACCTGCATATGGACGGTCAGTAATACAGGACCCCGATGCAGTGCTCATTAAAATCAACGGAAAGACTCCTACCATCTccagtgggctttgcatcaggctcaGAGTTTGTATTTGTGCGATATCGTAGTTCCCTAAACAGCACCATAACTCAGATCTTAGCAGAATCCAGCACTCTATCTAGACAAAACAGTTGATTCAGTCATATATAATTTGATCTATTTAGTTTTGCAAATATCTCTGCAGTCTAGTCCTCAGCTCAGGTTGGCAGATTTCAAATGATCACATGCCTGCGCACACAAAAACGGAAAACCCTTGTGACAGTAGAGAAAGGGAAGGTGAAAAATGGAGAGGTACCGCACCTTGGGACGGCAGGGTTGTGCTTAGAAGGGTTTTCTTCTGGGTAGCTGAAGCTGGGAGACCTCTTGCTCCGGAATTGCTGAGAAAGAGCATTGAACTGCCCTCTGGTTCTGCAGTCtggaggaagggaaaggagacTTTGGAGTGATGCTCGGTCTGGAAATCCTGCCCTTTTGCTtgaatttcccctccctccaatcTCCCCACTCAGCATAAACCTTCATCGGCCTCTATGCAGCTAGAACAATTACATCAAGCAGTTCCGAGTTGGTGCGTTCCACTGCACAAGCACATGGAGCAAAAACCTCTGTGGGCTGGAACACCATTCGACGTAGGGGCGAGAGCACCAGGGAGCCAGCTCCAGGCCCTGATTCTGAGCGCCGGCCGCCACTGCCACTTAGAACTGCAGCCACGGGTGCCAGTGGAGGACTGACGTCATTGAATGTGGCTTACCATGCCCTGACATGCTGGAAGGAGGTGGGCCTGCCGGGATACAGGGCTTGGCaggggcacagctgcaccagcAAGGAGGGGTGCCCAGGTTGCAGCAGAAGTTAACTTAATAAAGAATCCGGCCAATGGATTTTCCAGGACATACAATTTATTCAGGGCGTCGGCATCCTTCCCTATGGAGACGACAGACCCAAGTTTGCTCCTTCAAAAGGTCCCTGGTGATCACTCCGACATCAGGAGACCCAGCCTTCTCTGGGCCGCTCCAGGCTGAGTTACTTTGATTCAAAAGGGACCCAAAGGCCTGACGCTGCGAGGGGCTGCGCTGCTTCCACTCCCCCAGAAATTAGTACCCGTTACGGCACTGGCAGCTCAGTCCCTGACCTTTCAAGATCAAACCTGACTCCTCCAGGACTGGCCTGGGAGTGCAGGGTTTGATTCCCACGCCTGGTCACTtgcagtgtgtggagggggaaacAGGGAGTGGCACTGACGGTCTCTGGAGTGAGTCCGGTACGGCCCTCCTTGGCCAGTGTTTGTGACCTGATGCCTTCAGGGCAAAAGCGGGGAAGGGAAACCAGGGCGGCTCTTGAAGCTCAGAGGAGCCGGGAATAATAATCCAGAAATTCTCGGAATTGGCGCCTTCTCTTCCCTCTTGTCTTCTTCCCCTCTTTACTAATTCCCATGGCTTGGCACGAGCcaatctctctctccagctccacCGACCAACAGCCCCTCTTGCCCAGAgcaaaaggcagcagcagcatctaCCTTCCACGGAGACTCCAGCCAGTCCCTTCTACAGTTGCCCACTGTTTTTTAGGCTGCACGCTTTGGGGGTGCAATCATGCTAATGCTCCACTTGAACTAAGGGGTGGAATCCTGGAGGCTGCTGGGGATTGACTGGCCACAGGACCAGAAGTGCTAGGATCAAGGGGAAGGAGGAACCCATCATATTTTGAGACCCCTGCCTAAATATAAGCAGGTTGTTAAATATACAGCGTGCATCTGTATTTAATGGTAGTAATAATACCTCACTCTTAGACagtgtttttcatcagtagatctcaaagcattttccaCAGGTGAGTgtcattatcccattttacagatggggaaactgaggcacagagaggggaagtggcttgtctaaggtcacccagcagggcagtgacagagctgggactagaactcaggtctcctgggtcccagtgcAGGCCACACTGCCTGCATAGATATACAGatatttcttgtgtgtttgtacagcgtccGGCACAGCGAGGTCCCGGTTCATGAcaggggctcctaagtgctacagAAATACCAATGATATGTAATAAGAATGAGCTGTGACTTCCTGCCTGCAGAGGAGTTACGTACATCATAAAACCATCCCTTGTATctctttcagagagagagagagagagagcgagcgagcgagcgagcgagcgcgCGAGCATAAAAGGACTCCTCCCAACCTGAACCCACGTGCCGATCGACACAACAGCGGCACTGCGCCCACCTTCGCAGCAGTCCTGCCACATGCGGAGATCAACCTCCGGGATCTCCTCGCAGTTGACCATGCCTTGGGGGTAGGATGCCACCTGGAACACGTCCCTCTGGAGCTGTCGGACATGGTCGCTGTTGTCGCAGATGATGCGAGCCAGTGACGTCTGCCTTATCTGAGTCACCTGGGCTGGGGTGAAGACTCCAGGATTCTCGTACCAAAACCTACAGGGGATTGCAAGCCATGGTGTCGCTGAGGCTAACCAGCAGTAATGCCGGGCGAGGAGAGGCCAAGATGTGGGGAAAGGCCAGGCAGGGCGGGGGGATGTGCAATGGGGTAGGGCGCCAGTATTTACATTTCAGGACCCGAGTTTAATTTGTGGCTTAAGTGGACTTGAGTCTGAGGGTCTCACAGGCCTTACGGAGTGATTACTCAAGTCcaacccttcccctccctgcgggATACCTAGTAGAACCAGTTCCATCCCAAGACAAGCTCAGAACGGCAATAACTATAGTGTAGTGGGCTAGGATTGCGACGCCCTGGCATTCTTTCTGCAGGTAACCAGAGCGATCAATGGCACTACTGACATCACATGCACCAAATTCGCCCCGAATTAAGCTCCCAACCCTGTCCCCACACCCATACTTTTCTAGCATTCCCACAGCAGATGACAACTTAAGAACCTTGAAAGTACAATGAAGCCCAAGTGAATTAATCTTTAACTAAGAACAAGATAAGATTCCTGAACTGCCATAAGTCCTTGAGCAGATACACAGAAGGGAGGAGAACAGAGCCTGCCCTACATCCTTATTCCCCTACCCAAAGAACCATCACAGCCTTGGAACCCAGGGGAAATCAGGAATTGTTCCTTTCATGTCTCCCCAAGAGGAGTGATCTCCCCAAGCAGAATACTGGGGGGTTTGGTTTGACCAGAAATGATGGTACCTATCCCCAACTCTGAGTCTTCGGAACTGTGTTGCTAGCAGGCACATCAATGTTGGTCCAACTCTGGTCCCAGGGACAAGATCTTCCACCATCAGTGCTGGAAACAGGTCAATATTTTTGGTAGTCCCATATAAACTgcacagtgagaggcaaaaaggaaaAGATTATCAGAGGGCAGAAAGCAATCTTGGCTGGAGTATTGCTTCATTTGAATAGGAATCTGGGTACAAGCAGCTCATCTGGGCAACATTTGGACAGTAAGTACTGTGAGCTATCTAGACGACAGAAGGGAGGGCCTAACTCCGCAATAAGAAGTAGTAACCCAGACAGACAACAGGCAATTTAGTCCTCTTGGAAAACAGCTACCAGGGACTGAGGTTGAAACCCAAAGAGTAACATACCAATCCCCTGATACAGTACTAGAGGTTGAGAAGTAAGGGATTGCTTGCTTGGAAATCTCCAGGTATTCTAGTTGTTATACCACGGCTATCACCCTTCCTTCTGAACCCCATCGCAGTAGAGCGGATCAGCTGATAGGTGCTAGGGGAGGGCAATACCATTGGTAGATTGATCTCATGGTCCAAACCACAGTACCTCCTGAGCTTTTCCCTGATCTCCAGGTTTTTGATCTCGTTCCGGAGGTCTTCAAACTCCTGTGCCGACGTGAGGTTGCAGAAGACCCTGAAGTCATTGTATGGGGGGATGCCGTGGTCCCTCCCTCGCTGGATGTTGATTGCTGCCAGATCCAGTGAGACAGAGTGCGCCATGGAGAAGAGCTTCTCGGTCAGTTCCATGTTCAGGAGCTCGGAGGGGACCCGCATTTTCCCAGGGACCCCAAACAGACCACGGAGGAGAGGATCAATCCCTCCTTCCTGGGTGATCCTGAAAGGGGAGAAAAAGGCCTTGTGGAGGGGGACGTGGCCTTGGCGAATGGGCTGGAAGGTTTCATTCAGCCGATACAGGACGGGGTTGATCAGCGTGTGTCCGAACCGGAAGGCCGCGGTGGCGAAGGCATTGAGGATTCCAGCGTTGACGTTGGGGTCGTAGCCTTTGTACTCGCCCAGCACCTTCATGCCAGCTTCCCCGAGGATCTTGGGGAGCCAGTGTGCGTAGGTGATGTGCTGCATCTGGGCGCCCACCATTTTGCGCGCCTCGTGGTAGAGCGTGTCCCCATCCCAGTGGGGATTCAGGGCCCGCAGCTCGGCGGCAAGGCGGTTGTGCTCCCGGAACCAGAGGGTGTGCATGGCTGTAAGGCCCAGCTGCTCGTTGGCCCGGTGATCCCCCGCCAGGAAGCACAGCACGGGGCTCTCGTTCTCATCCCGCATACACTCAGTGGGCGGCCCCACTGCAAACGGGAGGAGGTGTTTTCCCGAGCTGGGCACCGCCTGTCCTTGTTTTAGCAGCCCTCTCTGGCTGCTCAGGTCCCTCAGCTCCTGAGATTCCTGCTCCGTGCTGCCGTAGACGTTGGAGGCGTCGATGTAAGAGGTCAGGTGGTTGATCTGTTCCCTGGGGTAGACGGAGTTCATCAGCAGGGAGGTCATCCCGCTGCCGCACACGGGGCTGGAGCGGACAAAGAACATGCAGCGCCCGTTCCTCACCCGGGGGTCGTTCTCCGGGATCACGACGGAGAAGCACGGTGGGTCATTGGTGCACACCTCACTGCAGGGTGCCCCGTCCGAGAACCGCGACATGCTGATGGCTGCCACCGTCTGGTCCATGTCATGGTCCAGAAACTGGCCCCACTGCATGAGCATGTGAGTGAACTGGTCGTCGGAGGTGATGGTTTCTGTCCCTATCATGGCTGTGGAGACGAGACGAGGCAGTGGCAGGGGCAGCTCCCTGGAGTCTTCCGCCAAAGAGAAGCCCCGCGGCAGGTTAAAGCCGTTCTGGTAGGCCGGCTTGAGGAGGCGCTGGAAGGCTGTGAGGGACGCACCCCACATCGGGTGCTGGAGATTGTTACAGGAGCCATCATGGGTCCTGTACTGCTTGTGAAAACAGATGTCAGAGCAGTTGGGCGTGCGGCGGTGGGCGGAGCAGCCAGACAGGTTGGCGATCACGTTCAGGTAGTGAGGGGAGACCAGGTCGTTGTAACGGTAGCCTGTGAGGGAACCCCAAAACAACACATTAGAGCATGGCCATCGGGGAgacacaccctgccaccccacaCGAGGGCTAATTGGGGTCTGTCATCAGTACCCTGAGGGTGGACAAGGCCAATTTGATCGCTGTCCGGTATGTGGAGTGTAGGGCCTGCGACTGATTGTGGGAGGGTGAAGGAAGAATAGAGAGGTACTGGCCCCATCATGGAATGGTGGACGGAGGCAGGGTTAGGTATAAACATTACAGAGAGGGTAATGTAGGATGTTGTGGTGTCTGGGCCATGCCATGAGCGTGGGCCTGGTTTCCAGTCCCTAATTaggatgtttgttttgtttttatgtctTTATAGTCATTACAGGGCTgccatctgagcacctcacaatctttaatgtaggTAGCCTCAGAGCAGCCTTGTGGACTGGGAAGGCATTATCTCCACTTGACAAATGAGGGgctgagacacagagacagaccGGAGCTGTGGCTACACGACAAGCGCGACAACAGCATAACTGTAGCTACTCTGCTTTTGTCTAAACACTTGCTCCGGCAATGGAAGGGGTTTGTCCGCCACTGTCATAAATCCACCCCCTTCATAGACggctgctaggttgatggaagaattctttcattcaTCCAGCAGTGTCTACGCTGGGGCTTAGGTCAACTTCACTACGTCTCTCAGGAGggtgaatttttcacagccctgagacaTGTAACCAGGCCAACCTAAGTTTGAGGTGTAGAccgggcctaagtgacttgccctcaagaagtctgtggtagagtgGGGAAGTGAACCCAggccttaaccactgggctacgcTTTCCACTTTGCAGGGCATTCTATGCTCTTCATGCCTGTAGCTGAAAGTTGGATGGAAGATGATGGTCAGGATAAGGGGCAGAGTTAATCACTAGTGTTGGATCCTGGACAGTCCATGTCTCCACTTAAATATCAGTAAGTGTTTTGAACTTTTAGTACAATGTTCTGACTTCCCATCTTGCAACAGTCTGGCATTGctgtttttttaactttattCTCCCCCTGAATTTCCTGATGTTCTACTGTCGGATCAGAAATAACCGGTCATACCCGTGCCATTCATGTCCACGATCAACCCCTGTTGGACATGGTCTTGGATCAGTTGCAAGGTTCTTTCGAAGATCTCGCCAGCCCGGGCTGTTTCGATGGTGTAAGGGTCCCGGGGGTAACGGAAGAGTGCCAgcaagtcattgggagtttt
Protein-coding regions in this window:
- the LOC101946364 gene encoding peroxidasin homolog, which translates into the protein MLVKSTVVPGFLLFLLLPDFSCSCPSRCLCFRTTVRCMHLMLENIPEVPPQTNILDLRFNRIKEIQPGAFRRLKNLNTLLLNNNLIKQIARRSFEALQNLKYLYLYKNEIQSIQQHAFKGLHSLEQLYLHFNNLETLEPETFSDLPKLERLFLHNNKISRIQPGTFSQLESLKRLRLDSNALLCDCDLMWLAKLLKKYSEQGNIQTAATCENPRELQGRSITTLTTQEFNCERPRITTEPHDADVKLGNTVYFTCRAEGNPKPEIIWLHNNNEIDMKDDGRLNLLQDGTLMIQNTKESDKGVYQCMAKNIAGEVKTQEVVLRYFGTPSKPSFVIQPQNTEVLVGQSVTLECGVSGHPPPHVIWTLGTGSPLPSDSRFAITGSGGLYIQNVTFLDQGQYNCNASNSEGSIQATANIIVQDTPRFLVIPIDQTVTEGQSVDFSCTAEGHPPPVITWTRAGGPLPNDRRHSILSTGTLRIMRVALHDQGQYECHAISAIGVKSLPVQLWVTPRVIPVFLHPPQDVVAETGQDVVITCAAQGDPRPTITWAKEGIQITESGKFHVSQDGTLSIRDLGVADQGRYECIARNTFGFTSSTMQLTITATDVGRSGDTFVATSIQEAISSVDHAINSTRTELFSKRPKTPNDLLALFRYPRDPYTIETARAGEIFERTLQLIQDHVQQGLIVDMNGTGYRYNDLVSPHYLNVIANLSGCSAHRRTPNCSDICFHKQYRTHDGSCNNLQHPMWGASLTAFQRLLKPAYQNGFNLPRGFSLAEDSRELPLPLPRLVSTAMIGTETITSDDQFTHMLMQWGQFLDHDMDQTVAAISMSRFSDGAPCSEVCTNDPPCFSVVIPENDPRVRNGRCMFFVRSSPVCGSGMTSLLMNSVYPREQINHLTSYIDASNVYGSTEQESQELRDLSSQRGLLKQGQAVPSSGKHLLPFAVGPPTECMRDENESPVLCFLAGDHRANEQLGLTAMHTLWFREHNRLAAELRALNPHWDGDTLYHEARKMVGAQMQHITYAHWLPKILGEAGMKVLGEYKGYDPNVNAGILNAFATAAFRFGHTLINPVLYRLNETFQPIRQGHVPLHKAFFSPFRITQEGGIDPLLRGLFGVPGKMRVPSELLNMELTEKLFSMAHSVSLDLAAINIQRGRDHGIPPYNDFRVFCNLTSAQEFEDLRNEIKNLEIREKLRSLYGTTKNIDLFPALMVEDLVPGTRVGPTLMCLLATQFRRLRVGDRFWYENPGVFTPAQVTQIRQTSLARIICDNSDHVRQLQRDVFQVASYPQGMVNCEEIPEVDLRMWQDCCEDCRTRGQFNALSQQFRSKRSPSFSYPEENPSKHNPAVPRNEDSSHDHSSQQDLESFVADLEKTVSFLRKQVNALEGQLRWWHRSTNEYRLWTKTGEKWRKR